A genomic stretch from Mycobacterium sp. HUMS_12744610 includes:
- a CDS encoding helix-turn-helix domain-containing protein, with translation MTRKVLRGFSAAAFADARRTRGLSVSDLSRLADIGASTIHSWEAGTRTPQVDLLAKAMKILKAPISEVVLIAPPDRYPGDWRVMNGLTQPELAAAIGIATTTLRGIERADIGLTDTNAANLAARLGISVDEYRAAYNRARQRPPGIPV, from the coding sequence ATGACCAGGAAAGTTCTGCGTGGCTTCAGCGCCGCCGCGTTCGCCGACGCCCGCCGCACCCGCGGTCTCAGCGTGTCCGACCTGTCGCGACTCGCCGACATCGGCGCATCCACGATCCACTCCTGGGAAGCCGGCACCCGCACGCCGCAGGTCGACCTGCTGGCCAAGGCCATGAAAATCCTCAAAGCGCCGATCAGCGAAGTCGTGCTGATCGCCCCGCCTGATCGCTATCCCGGCGATTGGCGAGTCATGAACGGCCTGACTCAACCGGAGCTGGCGGCCGCCATAGGAATCGCCACGACCACCCTTCGCGGCATCGAACGCGCCGACATCGGACTGACCGATACGAACGCCGCCAATCTGGCTGCACGCTTGGGAATCAGCGTCGACGAGTACCGTGCGGCCTACAACCGCGCCCGTCAACGGCCGCCAGGCATCCCGGTGTAA